A DNA window from Comamonas sp. 26 contains the following coding sequences:
- a CDS encoding phosphomannomutase/phosphoglucomutase: MQVASSIFKAYDIRGIVPSTLTEEVARGIGRAFGMAALVAGEKTVAVGRDGRLSGPSLSGALMQGLTDVGVNVIDIGLATTPMLYYAAATLCTSGIQVTGSHNPKDYNGFKMVLGGRAIYGDEIQALRVRMEAEDWTITGAGQITQANVLADYTARIVGDVKLARPMKIVVDCGNGVAGASAPEIFRQLGCEVVELFSEVDGNFPNHHPDPSKPENLRDVIKALQTTDAELGLAFDGDGDRLGIVTKDGQNIYPDRQMMLFAKDVLSRVPGGSIVFDVKCTQRLAPEIEAAGGKPVMFKTGHSLVKARMKELGAPLGGEMSGHIFFKERWYGFDDGTYAGSRLLEIVSRETDPSALLNALPTSFSTPELNVACAEGEPHRLASELQALAATEFAAPAQVSTIDGLRVDWADGFGLIRASNTTPVLVLRFEGQTQEALHRIEAKMLALLKRVKPDAQVGSAAH; encoded by the coding sequence GTGCAAGTTGCATCTTCCATCTTCAAGGCTTATGACATTCGCGGCATCGTGCCGTCCACGTTGACTGAAGAAGTCGCGCGCGGCATTGGTCGTGCGTTCGGCATGGCAGCGCTGGTCGCGGGTGAAAAAACCGTGGCCGTGGGCCGCGATGGTCGTTTGTCTGGCCCATCGCTGTCGGGAGCCCTGATGCAAGGCCTGACCGATGTGGGCGTGAACGTGATCGATATTGGTCTGGCCACTACCCCCATGCTGTACTACGCAGCAGCTACCTTGTGCACCAGCGGCATTCAGGTGACGGGCAGCCACAACCCCAAGGATTACAACGGCTTCAAGATGGTTCTGGGTGGCCGCGCGATCTACGGCGACGAAATTCAGGCGCTGCGCGTGCGCATGGAGGCTGAGGACTGGACGATTACCGGCGCAGGCCAGATCACTCAGGCCAATGTGCTGGCTGACTACACAGCGCGCATTGTGGGCGATGTGAAGTTGGCCCGCCCCATGAAGATCGTGGTGGACTGTGGCAACGGCGTTGCTGGCGCTTCGGCCCCCGAAATCTTCCGTCAGCTGGGCTGCGAGGTGGTTGAGCTGTTCTCTGAGGTGGATGGCAACTTCCCCAATCATCACCCCGACCCCAGCAAGCCCGAGAACCTGCGCGATGTGATCAAGGCCTTGCAGACCACGGATGCTGAGCTGGGTCTGGCCTTTGACGGCGACGGTGACCGTCTGGGCATTGTGACCAAGGACGGCCAGAACATTTACCCTGACCGCCAGATGATGCTGTTTGCCAAAGACGTGCTCTCGCGCGTTCCCGGCGGCTCCATCGTGTTTGACGTCAAGTGCACCCAGCGTCTGGCCCCTGAGATTGAAGCCGCTGGCGGCAAACCCGTCATGTTCAAGACCGGCCACTCGTTGGTCAAGGCGCGCATGAAAGAGCTGGGCGCGCCACTGGGTGGCGAGATGAGCGGTCATATCTTCTTCAAAGAGCGCTGGTACGGTTTTGACGACGGCACCTACGCCGGCAGCCGCCTGCTGGAAATTGTCAGCCGCGAAACCGACCCCAGCGCCTTGCTGAACGCGCTGCCCACCAGCTTCTCAACCCCCGAGCTGAACGTCGCCTGTGCCGAAGGTGAACCACACCGTCTGGCGTCCGAGTTGCAGGCTCTGGCTGCTACGGAATTTGCAGCCCCCGCACAGGTCAGCACCATTGATGGCTTGCGTGTGGACTGGGCCGACGGCTTTGGCCTGATTCGCGCCAGCAACACCACGCCCGTGCTGGTGCTGCGTTTTGAAGGCCAGACGCAAGAAGCGCTGCACCGCATTGAAGCGAAGATGCTGGCCTTGCTCAAGCGCGTCAAGCCCGATGCGCAAGTGGGTAGCGCTGCTCACTGA
- a CDS encoding TolC family outer membrane protein codes for MTKLLRPLQAPSAHALRAISLGVLLAWISAQAQAQTLSELVMQARGYDASWQAQQADARAAASRADQALSGLLPSVGLSTGVNRTHTEINLPQVNTSVNNSVQNLQLSAQQPLYRPANKITYEQGQRGVDAAQAQIDSASQNLIVRVAQAYFDVLAAQDNVQVAQSQKQAINTQLEMAKRNFEVGTATITDSREAQARFDLVTAQEIAAQNDLQVKHVALDQLVGRAGTIPTRLAAPLTLPKVTPDNMQSWVDTALASQPQLRQAQLALDIAQLDTKKAETGHKPTVDLQAGYAVNRYPNGYMTPSLPAGTRTNSAQIGVVMNMPLFAGFAVQNRIKETLALEDKARAQLDDARRNVEQGTRTAFLGVQSGQAQVKALEAALASSQSALEANRMGYDVGVRINIDVLNAQSQVYQTERDLATARYQVLLGQLKLRQAAGVLTDDDLRMIDALTRVPDLAPAAAKPVAAKPVAAAAPQPQAKVIAKTAKR; via the coding sequence ATGACCAAGCTGCTCCGGCCCCTGCAAGCCCCCTCCGCCCACGCTCTGCGTGCTATTTCTTTGGGAGTTTTGCTGGCATGGATCAGCGCACAGGCTCAGGCGCAGACTCTGTCAGAGCTGGTGATGCAAGCCCGGGGCTATGACGCATCATGGCAAGCCCAGCAAGCCGATGCCCGCGCAGCGGCAAGCCGTGCCGATCAGGCCTTGTCTGGCCTCTTGCCCAGCGTGGGACTTTCTACGGGCGTGAACCGCACGCATACCGAGATCAACCTGCCGCAGGTCAACACCAGCGTTAACAACTCGGTGCAGAACCTGCAGCTCAGCGCTCAACAGCCGCTGTACCGCCCGGCCAACAAGATCACTTATGAGCAGGGCCAGCGCGGCGTGGATGCAGCTCAGGCCCAGATCGACAGCGCTTCGCAAAACCTGATCGTGCGCGTGGCGCAGGCCTACTTCGACGTACTGGCCGCGCAAGACAATGTGCAAGTGGCCCAGTCGCAAAAGCAGGCCATCAACACCCAGCTGGAAATGGCCAAGCGCAATTTCGAGGTCGGTACCGCCACCATCACCGATTCGCGTGAAGCGCAGGCACGTTTTGATCTGGTCACGGCGCAGGAGATCGCCGCACAGAATGATCTCCAGGTCAAGCACGTCGCACTTGACCAACTGGTGGGCCGCGCTGGCACCATCCCCACCCGCCTTGCCGCGCCACTGACTTTGCCAAAAGTCACGCCAGACAATATGCAAAGCTGGGTCGATACCGCATTGGCCAGCCAACCTCAGCTGCGCCAGGCACAGCTGGCACTGGACATTGCCCAGCTCGATACGAAAAAAGCCGAAACCGGCCACAAGCCCACCGTCGACCTGCAGGCCGGCTATGCCGTCAATCGCTACCCCAATGGCTATATGACCCCCAGCCTGCCCGCTGGCACGCGCACCAACTCCGCCCAGATTGGCGTGGTGATGAACATGCCGCTGTTTGCAGGCTTTGCCGTACAAAACCGCATCAAGGAAACCCTGGCGCTGGAAGACAAGGCCCGCGCCCAGCTCGATGATGCGCGCCGCAATGTGGAGCAAGGCACGCGCACGGCCTTCCTTGGTGTGCAATCAGGTCAGGCACAGGTCAAGGCGCTGGAAGCAGCTCTGGCCTCCAGCCAGAGCGCGCTCGAAGCCAACCGCATGGGCTATGACGTAGGCGTGCGCATCAATATCGACGTGCTCAACGCCCAGAGTCAGGTCTATCAGACCGAGCGCGATCTAGCCACGGCCCGCTATCAGGTGCTGCTGGGTCAGTTGAAGCTGCGGCAGGCTGCAGGCGTGCTGACGGACGATGACCTGCGCATGATTGATGCGTTGACGCGAGTGCCTGATCTTGCTCCCGCAGCCGCAAAACCCGTGGCTGCAAAACCTGTAGCTGCAGCGGCACCTCAGCCCCAAGCAAAAGTCATCGCTAAAACTGCCAAGCGCTAA
- a CDS encoding 3-deoxy-D-manno-octulosonic acid transferase, giving the protein MSQPAPMTLARALFSALAWAAQPLLRRKLHRRSLAEPGYAEAMPERFGHYQPPTLGQDGRGLWVWIHAVSLGEARAAGILVKALREQMPDMRLLLTQSTATGRAEGQKLLREGDVQVWLPWDTLGATSRFIEQFRPAVGVLMETEIWPNLIAGCANAGIPLALANARLNAKSEAGALKLKSLSRAAYGALAAVWAQTEGDARRLRNVGAHVSAVLGNLKFDVQPDALQMAHAAQWRAALPKPVLLFASSREGEEALFLDALKSLADKAGAVQWLIVPRHPQRFDEVAQLLSDKGFAVSRRSQWQELPPLPDGAIWLGDSLGEMALYYGLSSAALMGGSFAPLGGQNLIEALACGCPVLLGPHTFNFSQASEEAVKAGAALRVANMNSALSEAMALVSNPERLNAARQSGKQMMQGNRGAAGATARAVIELMKAPE; this is encoded by the coding sequence ATGTCTCAACCGGCTCCGATGACACTTGCCCGTGCGCTGTTCAGCGCACTGGCCTGGGCTGCCCAGCCTTTGCTGCGGCGCAAGCTGCACCGCCGTTCGCTGGCGGAGCCCGGCTATGCCGAAGCCATGCCTGAGCGCTTTGGCCACTATCAGCCCCCGACACTGGGGCAAGATGGCCGTGGTCTTTGGGTGTGGATTCATGCTGTTTCTCTGGGCGAAGCGCGGGCTGCAGGGATTTTGGTCAAAGCCTTGCGTGAGCAAATGCCGGATATGCGTCTGCTGCTGACCCAGAGCACGGCCACAGGGCGTGCCGAAGGCCAAAAGCTGCTGCGCGAGGGCGATGTGCAGGTGTGGCTGCCTTGGGATACCTTGGGCGCCACGAGCCGTTTTATTGAGCAGTTCAGGCCCGCTGTCGGCGTGCTGATGGAAACCGAAATCTGGCCCAACCTCATTGCGGGTTGCGCCAATGCAGGCATTCCCCTGGCTCTGGCCAATGCGCGGCTTAATGCAAAGTCTGAGGCTGGGGCCTTGAAGTTGAAGTCCCTCTCACGCGCTGCTTACGGCGCGCTAGCCGCAGTCTGGGCGCAGACCGAAGGCGACGCGCGGCGCTTGCGTAATGTCGGGGCGCATGTAAGCGCGGTGCTGGGTAATCTCAAATTTGATGTACAGCCCGATGCCTTGCAAATGGCCCATGCCGCGCAATGGCGTGCGGCGCTGCCAAAGCCCGTGTTGCTGTTTGCCAGCAGCCGTGAGGGTGAAGAAGCCCTGTTCTTGGATGCGCTCAAGTCGCTGGCCGATAAGGCGGGGGCTGTGCAATGGCTAATAGTGCCGCGCCATCCGCAACGCTTTGATGAGGTCGCGCAGTTGCTGAGCGATAAGGGCTTTGCCGTGTCACGCCGCAGTCAGTGGCAAGAACTTCCGCCTTTGCCCGATGGCGCTATCTGGCTTGGTGATTCGCTGGGCGAGATGGCGCTGTACTATGGTCTGTCATCGGCCGCGCTCATGGGCGGCAGCTTTGCGCCGCTGGGCGGACAAAACCTGATTGAGGCGCTGGCCTGCGGTTGCCCGGTGCTTCTGGGGCCGCATACCTTTAACTTCAGTCAGGCATCTGAAGAGGCGGTGAAGGCAGGCGCTGCATTGCGTGTGGCCAATATGAACAGCGCTTTGAGCGAGGCGATGGCCTTGGTCAGTAACCCTGAGCGCCTGAATGCCGCTAGGCAAAGCGGCAAGCAAATGATGCAAGGCAATCGCGGTGCTGCTGGGGCTACGGCACGGGCTGTTATCGAACTGATGAAAGCTCCTGAATAA
- a CDS encoding rhodanese-like domain-containing protein codes for MLTQVLPAQFQQWLATHAENGVKPVVLDVREPWEISLSSIQPGVGFELVCIPMHEIPGRLQELNPDHPIACLCHHGARSMSVAAFLVNNGFDDVYNITGGIDAWSRSADPSVPRY; via the coding sequence ATGTTGACTCAGGTTTTGCCCGCACAGTTTCAGCAATGGCTGGCTACTCATGCCGAAAACGGCGTCAAGCCCGTGGTGCTGGATGTTCGCGAGCCCTGGGAAATTTCTCTGTCCAGCATCCAGCCCGGCGTGGGCTTTGAGCTGGTGTGCATTCCCATGCACGAAATTCCCGGCCGCCTGCAGGAGCTGAACCCCGACCACCCCATCGCCTGCCTTTGCCATCACGGCGCACGCAGCATGAGCGTGGCCGCTTTTCTGGTCAACAACGGCTTCGATGATGTCTACAACATCACCGGCGGCATTGATGCCTGGTCGCGCAGCGCCGACCCCAGCGTTCCCCGCTATTGA
- a CDS encoding protein-L-isoaspartate O-methyltransferase, with amino-acid sequence MALPMNAQVNPSDVHAQARFNMIEQQVRPWNVLDEAVLELMGKIHREDFVPPEYANLAYMDIEVPLKSIAEECAAKGWHMLAPKIEARMLQDVKIQPTDRVLEIGTGSGYMAALMAAQAKEVVTLEIDPELAEMARENLLSAGVKNVEVKLADGATNSLAQGTFDVIMLSGSVAQVPEALFAQLNAGGRIAAIVGHMPVMRFTLVTKNGDNYEVKQPWDTAASRLVSFEEPSRFSF; translated from the coding sequence ATGGCCCTGCCAATGAATGCCCAAGTGAACCCGAGCGACGTGCACGCGCAGGCTCGTTTCAACATGATCGAACAGCAAGTACGCCCCTGGAACGTCCTGGACGAGGCTGTGCTGGAGTTGATGGGCAAGATCCACCGCGAAGACTTTGTGCCGCCCGAGTACGCCAATCTGGCCTATATGGACATCGAAGTGCCTCTCAAGAGCATTGCCGAAGAGTGCGCCGCCAAGGGCTGGCACATGCTGGCGCCCAAGATCGAGGCCCGCATGCTGCAGGACGTCAAGATCCAGCCTACGGATCGCGTGCTTGAAATCGGCACCGGCTCTGGCTACATGGCCGCCTTGATGGCCGCTCAGGCCAAGGAAGTCGTAACGCTCGAAATCGACCCCGAGCTGGCTGAAATGGCCCGCGAAAACCTGCTGAGTGCTGGCGTCAAGAACGTGGAAGTCAAGCTGGCTGACGGTGCCACCAACTCTCTGGCACAAGGCACGTTTGACGTCATCATGCTCAGCGGCTCGGTCGCTCAGGTGCCCGAAGCCCTCTTCGCCCAGCTCAACGCCGGTGGCCGCATTGCCGCCATCGTGGGTCACATGCCCGTGATGCGCTTCACGCTGGTGACCAAGAACGGCGACAACTACGAAGTCAAACAGCCCTGGGATACCGCTGCATCGCGCCTGGTCAGCTTTGAAGAGCCTTCGCGCTTTTCGTTCTAA
- a CDS encoding efflux RND transporter permease subunit — MWFTRISLKNPVLATMLMLAFVVLGVFSYQRLKVDQFPNIEFPVVVVTVAYPGASPEIVESEVTKKIEESVNSVAGINTLTSRSYEGTSVVIIEFQLHIDGRRAADDVREKVAAVRPTLRDEVKEPRVIRFDPASTAVWSLAVLPAPHALNGATAPGGQSVTPPDAIALTSWADQVLKKRLENVRGVGAVNMVGATQREINIYLDPQALEAYSITPDQVAQAVRAENQDLPVGAIRSKTQERVVQIDARIQRPEDFARIIVAQRNGAPIRVGQLARVQDDAQELQTLALYNGSRTLLMSVQKAQDENTIEVVDGLNAAIKAMGPELPPGVRLQAIADNSRAIRVGVDNVRQTLIEGAGLTVLIVFLFLNSWRSTVITGLTLPIALIGTFLFMYWFGFSINMVTLMALSLCVGLLIDDAIVVRENIVRHVQMGKSAYQAALEGTQEIGLAVLATTLSIVAVFLPIGFMGGIIGQFFHEFGITIVAAVLISMFVSFTLDPMLSSVWHDPAIHAHGEHGKKGLYDKTLGRVTAWVERSSDKLSDFYQSILRWALRRKLLTLFLALLIFIASIALVPLLGTEFVPKADFSETQVSFNTPEGSSIEATEAKAKQVNDVLRALPEVRYTLTSINTGNANGKNYASIYVRLVDRNQRSRSVDELSAQLRTQLQAIAGIKVTHVGLRESVGGQKQVEFSLMGPDLDELARLNRIVQERIQSIPGLVDLDSSLKPNKPMVNIEVHRDQAADLGLSIGSMAGALRTWVAGQTVGNWRASDDQTYDVNVRLTPEARTTPQDLERLPFALSASDGSTRIVRLNQVASVVDSTGPSQINRRNLNREVAINANVYQRSTGEVSADIKKALATVPMPPGYSYQFSGAAKNMEESFGYAISALVLAIIFIYMILASQFKSFLQPLALMTSLPLTLIGVVLALMMFGSALSMFSIIGVVMLMGLVTKNAILLVDFAIRAREPHLDQATGQTMPGLPRSEALLLAAQVRLRPILMTTLAMIFGMVPLAFAVTEGSEQRAPMGQAVIGGVITSSLLTLVVVPVVYCYLDDFSQWLRRKWSGTPSKTDEPPHEASEARRIDGLS, encoded by the coding sequence ATGTGGTTCACGCGTATCAGCCTGAAGAACCCGGTGCTGGCCACCATGCTCATGCTGGCCTTTGTGGTGCTGGGCGTGTTCTCTTACCAGCGGCTCAAGGTTGACCAGTTCCCCAATATTGAGTTTCCGGTGGTCGTGGTGACAGTGGCCTACCCCGGTGCCTCGCCCGAGATTGTGGAGAGCGAAGTCACCAAAAAAATTGAGGAAAGCGTCAACTCGGTTGCCGGTATCAACACCCTCACCTCGCGCAGTTACGAGGGCACCAGCGTCGTCATCATCGAATTTCAGCTGCATATCGATGGCCGCCGCGCGGCCGATGATGTGCGCGAGAAAGTGGCGGCCGTGCGCCCCACGCTGCGCGATGAGGTGAAAGAGCCCCGCGTCATTCGCTTTGACCCGGCCAGCACCGCCGTATGGTCACTGGCCGTGCTGCCAGCCCCCCATGCGCTGAATGGCGCAACTGCGCCGGGCGGCCAGAGCGTGACGCCGCCCGATGCCATTGCCCTGACCAGCTGGGCCGATCAGGTGCTGAAAAAGCGCCTTGAAAACGTGCGCGGCGTGGGCGCGGTGAACATGGTGGGTGCCACCCAGCGCGAGATCAACATCTATCTGGACCCGCAGGCGCTGGAGGCCTACTCCATCACGCCCGATCAGGTCGCGCAGGCCGTGCGGGCCGAAAATCAAGACCTGCCCGTGGGCGCTATCCGCTCCAAAACGCAGGAGCGCGTGGTGCAGATCGACGCCCGCATACAGCGGCCTGAGGATTTTGCCCGCATCATCGTCGCCCAGCGTAACGGCGCGCCGATTCGCGTAGGGCAGCTGGCACGCGTGCAAGACGATGCGCAAGAGCTGCAGACGCTGGCGCTTTACAACGGCAGCCGTACCTTGCTGATGTCTGTGCAAAAAGCGCAAGACGAAAACACCATTGAAGTGGTGGATGGCCTGAACGCTGCCATCAAGGCCATGGGCCCCGAGCTGCCGCCCGGTGTGCGCCTGCAGGCCATTGCCGATAACTCCCGCGCCATTCGCGTGGGGGTGGACAACGTGCGCCAGACGCTGATTGAGGGCGCAGGGCTCACGGTGCTGATCGTGTTTCTGTTCCTGAATTCGTGGCGCTCGACCGTGATTACGGGGCTGACGCTGCCAATTGCGCTGATCGGCACATTCTTGTTCATGTACTGGTTTGGCTTTTCCATCAACATGGTCACGCTGATGGCGCTGTCGCTGTGCGTGGGCCTGCTGATTGACGACGCCATCGTGGTGAGAGAGAACATCGTGCGCCATGTGCAGATGGGCAAAAGCGCCTATCAGGCCGCGCTTGAGGGCACGCAGGAGATTGGCCTGGCCGTGCTGGCAACCACGCTGTCCATCGTGGCCGTGTTTTTACCCATCGGCTTCATGGGCGGCATCATTGGCCAGTTCTTCCACGAGTTCGGCATCACCATCGTGGCAGCCGTGCTGATCTCCATGTTTGTGAGTTTTACGCTGGACCCCATGCTCTCCAGCGTCTGGCATGACCCAGCCATTCACGCCCATGGTGAGCATGGCAAAAAAGGCCTGTACGACAAAACACTGGGCCGGGTGACCGCATGGGTGGAGCGCAGCAGCGACAAACTCTCGGACTTTTACCAGTCCATACTGCGCTGGGCGCTGCGCCGCAAGCTTCTCACGTTGTTTCTGGCACTACTTATTTTCATAGCAAGCATCGCGCTTGTACCCTTGCTGGGCACCGAATTTGTGCCCAAGGCCGACTTCTCTGAAACACAGGTCAGCTTCAATACGCCCGAAGGCTCGTCGATTGAAGCTACCGAAGCAAAGGCCAAGCAAGTCAACGACGTGCTGCGCGCCCTGCCCGAGGTGCGCTACACGCTGACCAGCATCAACACGGGCAATGCCAACGGCAAGAACTACGCCAGCATTTATGTGCGCCTCGTAGACCGCAACCAGCGCAGTCGCAGCGTGGATGAACTCTCGGCCCAGTTGCGCACGCAACTGCAGGCGATTGCGGGCATCAAGGTCACCCATGTGGGTCTGCGCGAATCCGTGGGTGGGCAAAAGCAGGTGGAGTTCTCGCTCATGGGGCCTGATCTGGATGAGCTGGCCCGCCTGAACCGCATCGTGCAAGAGCGTATTCAGAGCATTCCGGGTCTGGTCGATCTGGACTCCAGCCTCAAGCCCAACAAGCCCATGGTCAACATCGAGGTTCACCGCGATCAGGCGGCGGATCTGGGCCTATCGATCGGCAGCATGGCCGGTGCCCTGCGAACCTGGGTGGCAGGCCAGACCGTGGGCAACTGGCGCGCCAGCGATGACCAGACCTATGACGTCAACGTGCGTCTGACGCCCGAGGCCCGCACCACGCCGCAAGACCTGGAGCGCCTGCCCTTTGCCCTGTCCGCCAGCGATGGCAGCACACGCATCGTGCGCCTCAATCAGGTCGCCAGCGTGGTGGACAGCACCGGCCCCAGCCAGATCAACCGCCGTAATCTGAACCGCGAAGTCGCCATCAACGCCAACGTCTACCAGCGCAGCACGGGCGAGGTCAGTGCCGATATCAAAAAGGCGCTGGCCACCGTGCCCATGCCGCCCGGCTACAGCTACCAGTTCAGCGGCGCGGCCAAGAACATGGAGGAATCCTTCGGCTACGCCATCTCGGCGCTGGTCCTGGCCATCATCTTCATCTACATGATTCTGGCCAGCCAGTTCAAGAGCTTTCTCCAGCCTCTGGCGCTGATGACCTCGCTGCCGCTGACGCTGATTGGCGTGGTGCTGGCTTTGATGATGTTTGGCTCGGCCCTGTCCATGTTCTCCATCATTGGCGTTGTCATGCTCATGGGCCTAGTCACCAAAAACGCCATTTTGCTGGTGGACTTTGCCATTCGCGCCCGCGAGCCACACCTTGACCAGGCCACAGGCCAGACCATGCCCGGCCTGCCTCGCAGCGAAGCCCTTCTGCTGGCCGCACAGGTGCGCCTGCGCCCTATTCTGATGACCACGCTGGCCATGATCTTTGGCATGGTGCCGCTGGCCTTTGCCGTGACCGAAGGCTCTGAGCAGCGCGCGCCCATGGGGCAGGCCGTGATTGGCGGGGTCATTACCTCATCGCTGCTGACGCTGGTGGTGGTGCCGGTTGTGTACTGCTATCTGGACGATTTTTCGCAGTGGCTGCGCCGTAAATGGTCTGGCACCCCCTCAAAAACCGATGAGCCGCCGCACGAAGCCTCTGAGGCTCGTAGAATCGATGGTTTGTCTTGA